TGAAGTTCATCTGGAAATGGCACTGGGTCGTCCACACCATATAGCTGACTCTGgttctccctcctcctcactcGCTCTAAACCTGTGTTTTTGGCTGATTTCTAATCTCTCTTTCCTTGGCCCTTCTGCAGCTTGCAGGGCCTTCTGCAGTTCTTGTCTGCCCCAGCCCCGGGGTCTGCCCATCCCAGTGCTGGGCTGTTCTGTTCCTGCCCTGCCTTTCCTCAGCCCTTGGCAACCCTGtttgttttctcccttccttAGCAGTGGAGAACATCGTAAGATCAATGCTGAGTGCCTTCTGCAGCCAAGCCAGGCCATTTCATTTCAGCCGAGCCAAGTCTGTGTGGAgcagttcttttatttttctccttttgactACCTCATGGTTTTCACGGATTTTTGTTCTCTTCACATTCAAGGATTTTTTGCTTTCAGAAAGTTATGTTTCTCTGGAAAGAGTGCACCCAATATCCCTTTTGATTTCAAAATCTTAATGTGGAGTCTCTTGACTTGGATTTCTTTGGAAGAAACTGCTGAAGGTGCCATGTCTAAGAAGAAAACTTTGgagaaaaattttcttcttagACATGGCAACGTCAACAGTTTCTAAGCTCTTGATTCCGTCTACCCTGTCTCCATCGTTGCCTCAGTCATCTGCCTTACTTCTCTGCTGGGGTTTCTCCCAGCTTGCAAATGTACTCCAATTCTGAAATAACTAAGTCTGTAGCTGTGCAAAGAGAAGTCTGGGCCCCTTGCTTTCTTGTATTTGACTCCATCCACTCTCCAGAAATGAATCCCACTTCTCACTTACCACTGACCTCCACAGCATCGTATCATTTGTGTCAGTTGTCATATTTGTTAACTTTCACGTAACTTTTGAcattatttataactttataaccatgaaataattttaactttattgTAGAAATAAACAATGCAGTATAACTTTTCTTGATGAAGATAAATATCACCTCCTCTTCCTTTAAACATCTCTTCCCTTTGTTTTTGTATTACATTGGTTTCCCCCCTTTTTTTATTTCCTGGGTTGTCGTATTCCctgttattatttttaccttttttttttaatgtggatgtTTCCGAAGTCtgtatttcttgctttttcatcttCTGCCCTTTATTATTCTCAGCCACTGCCATTACTTCAGTTATCCATTCCCATGGTTTCCACATGCTTAGCTTCGGTTGATTCTTGCCATTTTACAGACCGTATTTCCAACTACTTCTAGAATGTTTTGTTACTTCAGCCTCAGTATGCCCAATTTGAACTCATGTtctctttcccccttctttcttccttctttctttcactctctctcccttccttcttttctttccctccctcccttccttccttccctcactcgttctctcttgcttgcttgcttgcttgctttctctcctctctctctcttttctttctgctttctttctatattcttctccctccctctcttccttctctcccccgCTCCCCAACTTCCAGGCTAAAGCAgtcctcctgagtagttaggactacagacatacatgtgccaccgcgcccagctccatgttctctttctttccctgcctcctgctctTCCACTTTTATCTTTGCATGGCAGGTGGGTGCACGCAGGCATGCTCTGCGTGTCTTCCTCTTGGCCATTCCCCTTCTAGTTATGGTGTGGCCTTATCTATGCCTTCTGGAGCAGAAGCCTAGTCacaaagctatttttttaaaacattcatgataattcatttccttttatgttttaaaaatactagctttctgtctttatttccttaCTAACTTACTTGGATGCTAGTAATTAGTTGTTTTAGTGAACAccacagagtgatattttgaaacTTTGGACTTCATAAAGTTGGATGAGCTCCAGTAGCAAAGAAGGAAGTGTTAACTagtttaattgacaaataaatgcTTCCCAGCTTGGTGTGCGATTGAGATTTTTGTTGCAAGTTTGTGAATCAATTTAACTGCCCCTGCCCTGGGGACTAAAGTCAGATACGTGCTTGTGGGAATCTTTGTCTTTCCCACGCCACCCTGCATTTTAAAACCTCTTGTGTGGGACAGTCCCACCATGTAATAGCTGTTCTTCCTTACTCAGCTACTTTCCCTCCAGAGAGGCCAGTAGAAAATCTAGACTAGTTTTTTGTAGTCTATTTTCATGTCACTTATTGAGAGCTACTGTTTTCTGTTAAATtgtcagtaaatattttaatcaagGAAAAGGGAGGTaataggaaggagagaagaacaaATCCTTAACCCTAGTAGGAACCTAATGAGTGGGATTTGTTCTAGATAATTGCAGTAGTCCCCCAGCtaaagaatcttttaaaaatatgtcagataTACTCAAGAGGTTTGAAATCGTATGTTCATACAAAAGCTTGTTCACCTGCAGCCTTCATATGCAATTcctatgaatgttcatagcagcattattcataatagccaaagtaTGGatgcaacccaaatgtccatgaagCAATTaataggtaaacaaaatgtgatctgttcacacaatggaatactattcagccataaaaaggaatgaagcactgaGTCCTGCAGCCACACAGATGAACCTCAGATCcatgctgagcaaaagaagccagaaacaggaGGCCATGTGCTGTGTGACTATATTTCTAGGAAATCTTGAGTCACCATGGGCAAGATGCTATCACCTTTGTTCAGTGGCCAGAAGCGAGGGCACTAATATTTACCCTTGCCGGGGTTTACTAGATTGAATCGTTTCCGATAGACCATAAACTTCCAACACAGTGACTTGTACATGTAGATATTTGATCAATATATAGCAAATGAATATTGatttaaacagaaaaaggcaAGTGAGAGTGCTCTCTAAACTTAGAGCCCTAAATATTTGAGGTTGTGGAATTAATAGATTCTGTCGTGTTTGTTTgagggaatttaaaaataatttagatgtTAAACAGTATATTGTGGAGGTGTTT
This genomic stretch from Pan paniscus chromosome 7, NHGRI_mPanPan1-v2.0_pri, whole genome shotgun sequence harbors:
- the LOC134730953 gene encoding uncharacterized protein LOC134730953; translated protein: MGLTQLKSRCWQGCSPLWRLGGILFSCTGSCAWSGVLCLVRGPVLGPVLCFYHLEVHLEMALGRPHHIADSGSPSSSLALNLCFWLISNLSFLGPSAACRAFCSSCLPQPRGLPIPVLGCSVPALPFLSPWQPCLFSPFLSSGEHRKINAECLLQPSQAISFQPSQVCVEQFFYFSPFDYLMVFTDFCSLHIQGFFAFRKLCFSGKSAPNIPFDFKILMWSLLTWISLEETAEGAMSKKKTLEKNFLLRHGNVNSF